A region of the Sarcophilus harrisii chromosome 3, mSarHar1.11, whole genome shotgun sequence genome:
ATGAGGAGATGTCCAGTTTGCCTGGAAGCTGGTTCTATTGAAATTCTTCACTTGGTAGAAGACAGAGTCATTGCACAGGTGATCAGGATTTTCCCAATGGCCAATTGACTTGTTGTACTTGTCCACAGCTTGCAGGATCACAGAATATAGGTTCTCATTCTGAGAAAAAGTCACTaggaagaaatgattaaaaaatatgttagctttttatctttaaagGAAAGTCACAGGAATTATGAAGACCTGAATGAATACAACTATGTCTTGCATCTGGAAAGACCACCTATGACAATCCCAGGCTTTGTGATTATCTGCCAGATGTGTGGCAGAGGATGTGTAAGGACAGCCTTTGAACAGCTAGCCATGTTATCATACCTAGTGCCCCTCAGACTCACCTTGTGCCACTTCCACTTCCCCACGAGCACAAAATCACTCAGCTCACAAGCCAGGGTGGGATCTTGTCTAGTTCTACAGGTCTGGATGTATACAAGGAAGGCACTTGggaattatttatgtatttgatttGGGGtggaggatataaagaaaattttgcaaccTATCTTTCTgattcctctttcattttctcctaatCCTCTCTCCAATATAGGCAAAGCATTGCTAAGTTGTTTAGTAAATTGACAGAGTGCCAGACTTAGGGTTGGAAAAATGGGCTTGAATCCTCAGGCACTAACTCGCTATATGACGTTGGTCAGGGCATTTAACTATATTCAGACACCTGCTTTATAGGATTTCTGTGAGGATCATCTCAATTGGGATAATATGTTTAAATTATTCTGTAAACTTcataaatattagcttttattagtgattatttttgttgtttagcaTTTCAGTGGTTTTTGATTGGTCAaggctccatttggggttttcttggcaaagatactatagtggtttgccatttctgtcttcaactcattttacagatgaggaaatggaggcaaaaaggatgaagtgacttgctcagggtacacaggtagtaagtatctgaggctggatttgaattcaggaagatgagtcttctcaaCTTCCTGGGAACTTTATCTAattgtgctacctagttgccccattAGTGATTATAAGATGCTGCAATTCCCTTGTACCTTCCCAAACTTAGGACTTTTGTAGGGAgctttaaaatgaacaaaacagttTATATCCTTGAAGATCTCAATAATCCCAACAAATGGGTATAATCATCTTCTTATGGTTGAAGAATCAGAAGCTGGTGAGGATAATTGACTTGTTCCTtgtcacactgctaataaatgtcagaagctggatttgaactgagaactTCTGATTTGAAAACCTGTACTTGATCTTATAAAATGCCATGCTGACTCTTGCTGCCTGTGCTACCTTGAGCAAAGCACAGCTTCTCTGACCTCAGTTccattcatctgtaaaatgaagggatcactttctttcctcatctattaaaaaaatgaagctaCACTTGATCTTCTAATTCTCTTGTGGATCTAAGTCTATGAGTCTTGGATTATAAGTTGAAATCTATTCCTTTGAGAAGAACTAGTTACCTGAATGCTCTGTACATagctggtacttaataaatgtttgtcccATAGGTAAACTACACAAAAAGAGCACTTGGGACTTCAGTATCAACTCCCAACCTCAAGCTTTTACTTCTCTGGGATCTTCTCAATCTTCTGATAAATCCTTCACATTTCCCCCacataaaggagagaaaacatttatatttaaattctagTATTTTCTTAGAAAGTGGTAGCTCCTCTAGTCAAGTCTGGTTCTGATGCTTCCTCATAGCACAGTGGTGATCCTGGATTTCCAAAGATTGTGAGAACTTTCCAAACTGGGGTTGTTGCTACCAGGTTGGAAAGTCTTCCATTACAGGTTTGGTGAAATTCAGTTTTGGTAAGGTGGAGAGTTTCCTCACCAGAATaggattatgatgatgatgataataataatgatcattatCAACATTATTAAACTGTgcaggtagtgcaatggatagagtgctgccTTTGAGTTAGGagaaccttagttcaaatatgTCTTCAGATACTTGTTAACTGTATGACCTTGCATAAATTACTtcaccttgttttcctcagttttctcatctgtcaaatgagctgaagaaggaattggcaaactattctaatatctttgccaagaaagactcaaatggagtcatggagaatCCTACACAACTAAAATGTCTAAATAAAAGCAATCTTATAAAATTATTGGTACAATTAGATTTTATGTCAGAGAAAATACTCTCATGGATGAAATCAGATCTTGTGAAATAGGAAGTAAGAGGCATGCATTCTTAAACTGAGCTGACTCATTGAGGAAAATCCCCTTATCTGTCCTGTATCTGGATGTCACAGCTGCTCTGGCAATGGGATGAGTGTTGGACTCATCTCTGACTCCTGTGACTCATTCCCCTTGCCGAATTAATCACTCCGGCCAATTCTTCTATTTGAATGCCTTTAATCATGACACTCTCTTCACACCTGTGTCTCTTGACACTCCTTTCTCACTCATTCCCATCATTATTATCTTTGCTCATATTGACTCCTCCTTGCTCATCCACATCTGACCCATCTTTTctcttccatgaagtctttcttgacactttcatctcttcctcatctattctttttctgaattctcaCAGTATTTTATAGGCtatgcaacaataataataactcacattcatATGGTGCTTCAAggtttacatatattatcccatttaagTCTTAGAACAATCCTATGAGGCAGAtacaattattatcctcattttacagttgaggaaacagccTCACAGATTTACCTAAAGACATCCAACTGGTGtgtgaaataggatttgaacccagtttttcctGAGCCTAGCATTCTACTATACTTCAGTGCTTTGTGCAATGTGTTTTGGTTTTGAATTATATACAGTCTTATAACATTTACTCttctttcagtcattttcattttgcaaCCTCCTTAAAGGTAGGGACATGCCTTTTACTTCTGAAGTTTTCAGTGCTGAGTGCTAAGATTAGCtgataaagggaaaaacaatCCCTGTGTACCCAGCAGAGTGTAGAAGCTTAAGATTCCATAGGGAATCTAGCCAAGTCAAGTGGCTCCTGTACAATAGAGAAACTGAAGCTAACATCCAGATAAATTTAACTCTACCAATATTGACTTGTTCTAAAGAGCATATTATGGGTGGGGTGATTCCGTCTTGTTATGAATCATCTTTTAAATAgtgtttaaattttcaaaatacatgcaaagatagttttcaacattcactcttgcaccttgtattccattttcccccctccttttttcccccccatccaagacagcaagcaatccaatataggcaaaatgtgcaattcttctaaacatatttccatattcttcatgctgtggaagacaaatcagatcaaaagggaaaaaacacaagaaagaacaaaaaaccaagcaaacaacaacaacaaagagatgaaaatactatgttgtgatccatactcagtctccatagtcctctctctggatacagatggctctcttcatcacaagtctattggaattgacttgaatcaccttgttattgaaaagaaccaagtcccaGATGAATCTATCTTGTAACTGTTAAAGCCCAGGTATCATGACTATGTACAATACAAATCaagagaaaacttgaaaatataagattttaccCCAGTCCCCAAACATTATTATCAcctttcttttatccctttccttTCCGATTCTAATCTGTTCTGAATTTCTTGCTCCCTGCTCATCTCTTAGTCTAGTCAATAAGCATCCATCTCACTCAAAGAGAGATTGGCCAGCACTATCCAGGAGTGTCCATCATGTTCCAGCTCTGGGATCAGAGGTTTCTCTGGCTCAGTCATTCATTGATTGCAACAAAGATTCAAACACAGGGGGGGAAATGAAGACTCCTGTATAAGTCCAGAACTACTAGATAGTGCTGGGCCAATCTCAATTTGAGTAAGATGAATTATGTATGTCCTATTTATGTATGTGTTATCTGTTTACAGAGGGGCAACAGTAGTCTTTGTCTAGTCTTGGAGCCAGGAGAGACTGGAGTTCAAAGTCCCAGACCTAGCATTTAAGAGCTTTGTGTGTGACTCCTGAGTTGGTCATACCCCTTTCTGAGACTTAGGCCCCTCGTATTTAAAATGGAAACAGTAAAACTTGTACTAGCTACCTCAGAGGTTTGTCATGAGTAAAGCATCGTGTAAACTGTAAGATGATATAACTGTAGGAGGATACAAATGTGAGTTGTTGTTACTGTAAAAATACAGCTGTATATAATGCTATGATTTAAAATAATGTCTTActctattttccctttcctcttgaGGGAACATAGTGAATAGCTAGAATACCAGGACCTTGAATTGAAGTCTAAACTCTACTTCAAACACTGATTAATggtgtgatattgggcaaatcacttaacctctgtcttggtttcctcatctgtaaaatggagataataatagaatgttgtgaagaagaaataaatctttgtaaagtactttgcaaaccttagaacTCTTTACAAATGTTAATTATCTACAGATTGTTCCAAAAATCTTAGAGCAGCTTTAAGCTATTAGAACCTTAAAACTCTGTCTTtccctgtctccatctctctttctgtctctattcagacAAGAGTATGTAGCTATCTATAACTCCTCCAAAATTCTTTGTAATTGCCCTTACATTCTCACAAAAGGAATCTTGACATTTTCTCTTATTCCCCTTTTTCAACtccttatttccctcaatttcatttcttcttctttttcactcCACGTTATGATTTTTCTCAGTTCCTACCATTTTCTTCTACCGAATACTTGTAATATTGATGCTGGTTTCTCTCATTCCAGCTTCTTTCCTATTTGATGAGTTAACAATGTTTCTTCTAAAGTTAACTTCTTCATTCTTTGTACAAGTAATATTAGTTTCCTAGATCCCAAACAGGCTAATAAGAgtgtgggagtggggagaaggggagagccTATAGAATGTACTCAGCATAGTCTAAAATGGAAGTTCTGGTGGGGCAATTACTCTGAAACCCCAAAGAAAATGCACATAAGGCACATGCTAATACTGCTTGTATTTTCACCTGATAAAAGATGATTCTTGAAGTCTGAATTGtttttaggattatagatttagagatagaagggacctcagaagttatCTAGTACAGTTCCCTCATCTCACATAGGAGGAAACTTTAgttcagcaaaataaaatgaattgccCAAtgtcattttttaacatttggtattattttatttatttggtacaCTATTAAACTAGTGGTACAgctaggatttaaatccaagtcctTTTACTCCAAATAATGTTCTATATACTGCAGCCTGTGGATCACTAGTGCATAAGCCTTGATTTCCCTCATTTTGGCTTATTGGAAAGAGGACTGTTCTCAGAAAACTTGTGTTTGAGGCACAGCTTCCTTGCCTTTGCTAAAAAATGCTGATGCCGCTTCCCAACAGTGTTATCATGAGAAAGTACTTGGTAAACTGTTAAGTGCCATATTGATTCAAGATATTGTTGTTTTACCTAGAACATAGATATTACCTAGAAGGGAGTACAATTGAACACCAGGCTTGgctatttttctcaatttctcacttgtaaaatgaggacatgctggaaaaggaaatggcacatcCAGTAtattggccaagaaaaccccatggacaaaaTGCAGGGGGTCACATAGACAtgattgaatgattgaacaaccaTCACGTAGAGAGATACTATCTGTAAGGCGTAGAAGCTGAAGGACCCCCAAGTGAGCAGGAATGACCACCCCTATTTGTAGTTTCTGCTAGTTCAAGAAATTACTTGGATAATACAAGAAGAGACCCTTAAAGCTTCATCTATACTGAAGATAGCGAGGAAATTTCTGTTACTCATTTTATTGAGGTTTAATGACTCCTGTGATTGTGATCTGCCTGGGGAAAGTACAGAAGACaatggaaaaaaagttattattatcattattgcattttagagataagagacctcagagatcaccttctttatttcagagatgagaaaacttaatTTCAGGGAAATAGAGTGACCTATGCCAGATCTCACTGCTATTATGCCAGAGACAAGATTAGAATTCACTTCTGCTGACATCCTATCTAGGGCGTTTCCCATTATACTATGGTTGCCTTTTAGAGAAAGGGAGATTCTCCCTGCCCCTTTCTCCTGTCTCTTAAACATAATTTCAGTTACTGCACTGGTAGCACTTATGACAGGAGTGAGTTGTAGAGCTGTGCATATTTTGTCCCcacaaaactataaaatactaGCCATCTTTCTCTCcgtttctctctgtatctgtctttttctctgtctgtctttctctctgtctctctgactctgtctctctgactttctttctctctatctcttcctgactctgtctctctcttactccctctgactctctctgtctttctctgactctgtctttctttgagactctctctgattctctctgtctctgtctctgtcagtttCTGTGACAAAGGCCACGGCTGAAGAGCCAGTTGATCTTACTCACCTGTGTAAGTTTTATTGGTTTTGTAAATGTTGGAATCTGCCTTGATGGAGAGGTTGCTGGTTGTGTTCATCGTTTCAGGGAAGACGCAGTCATCAGGGGCACTTACAACCAAGCCTGAAAAAAGTATCACCTGGAGGCCCAGCAGCTGCAACAGTAGCAGATGCTTCAGGACAGAGCTGAGGGCTGCCATCGTCTCTACTTGTGGGAGAGAAACACTTGCACCTACCTGCAAGCAGAGAGAACTGTCCCTTCTGCAGCACCCTCCTCCTGCTTATACACTCCTGGGCAGGATGACGTCAGGTAATTGCAATTTTTAAATTCCCACCCTTTTCCAAAAGGAGAAGCAATTTCCTTGTGAGTACTggtgtcttaaaaaaaattttttttaaatgaatgccaGCTCAGATCGAGAAGAAACTATAGAGTCTAATTTCTTTAGTATTTCACTTCTAAGCTCTATTACAGTAAgtattatttgaaatgaaatcAGAGCAAGTGCCTACCTTTCAGTTCTACCTGGCTCCTTAGACATTTCTCCATGGCAGCTTCTTCAAACTGCTTCCAATCCTCTTCAGTTGCAATTGCCCACATCACTGTCGATCTCCCTCTAAACAGATAACTTCTTTAGGAAGAAGTATGAAGCTCTTTGCATACATTCTTTCAATTCTCCTCcttcctgttttgttttcctctctatTTCAGCCATTCGTCTCCCTATTTCCAAAAAGCaaagtgaagttttttttaatttttaattttaatttatttatttaatatttttccagttacatttaagacaattttttacattttaaaaatttttttgagttccagatttttctctttattatccaCACCAcagcccccattaagaaacctcatgtaaagttatgcaaaagaagtcatgttgtggaagaaagcatagatctcccaccctactAAAAACCCCTCAAGAATAATAaagttgaaagagagagagaaagagaaaaagaaagagtgtgagagagagaaagaggaggagaagagagagagaagaagagagagagaaagagagagagagagagagagagagagagagagagagagagtgtttcaatctgtattcagacacaatctgtttcttctctgggtatggataggatttttcatcacaagtccttcagaatagttgtggatcattgtactgctgataatagcaaagtcatttatagtcgGTCATCCCAGAACCTTGCTATTATAAAGTTTAGAGTTGAAAAGATCAGAAAACTATTAATGTAGCAGAATTGTAGAGAAGGCTTGATGCTATGGGAAGCACACTGACCTTGAAGCTAGGAGATCTGAGCCTAAGTTAATCATGTGACTTTGAAAAGTAATGTGATccctttgaatctcagtttcctcatctataaagttggGATAATATTTGCCCTAcctacatacatgtatgtatatgtataacatatgtaGGTTAAATGTAATATgtgtgaaaatactttgtaaccATAACTGTGGGTTAATAATTCCCATTCTGGAAAATCAGGTATTAAAAAgcccaattaaattattttctattaatagGTACTTGTTTTATTTACCAGGCACTTATTGCaactttttactttactttgttTATggtgggaagagagaggagaaacacacacacacacacccagacacacagagagagatagagacacacaggacagaaacagagacaaaagagatagagacaaagaaagggaatgaaagagggagaagagcaagcaagagagacaaagagacagacacagagagacagagagacagaggcaagagaaatagagaaagacagagacaaagaaagaaggagggaagagggaaagagagaaagagacagaaaagagagagagagagaaagacagagaagagacaaagagagacacagagatacaagggcagagagacaaagagagatagggagagaaagagatagagaaacagacaaagaaagggagggagggaagaaaggaagagagaaagaaagagaaacattcAGAGAGACACACGTGCagacagagagataagagagctaaggagagaaaaagacaccaagaaagagccagagccagagagagaaagaaagaaatttcatttgtCTGTTTGGTCTCTGATGTCTTACTGTAGCTTCATGTTATAAGGAAGGTACTAAAAATTTGGAGAgggattttatgtttttattctaattcttaaTAATATATTCTTAGCAGGATACTTGGGAGAAGGAAATATGTTTTCAACAAAATAGTAAAGTGGTATTCTACTTGGAGCAGTTTAGGATAGTGGAATGGATTCTGGATTTGCAGTCagaatggattcaaatcctgatgcTGAAACAGATTAGAATGTATGACCATAAGTGAGTTACATTATCTCTCAATTCATTCATCAGTAACATGAAGTTGATAATACTTGTACTCCCTGTCTACCTCATAGATCTGAAgcaaggaaaatgttttgtaaggcTTTTGTTATATTGTGATATAATTGTAAGTTATTATTTGT
Encoded here:
- the PLET1 gene encoding placenta-expressed transcript 1 protein — encoded protein: MAALSSVLKHLLLLQLLGLQVILFSGLVVSAPDDCVFPETMNTTSNLSIKADSNIYKTNKTYTVTFSQNENLYSVILQAVDKYNKSIGHWENPDHLCNDSVFYQVKNFNRTSFQANWTSPHNSDINEVEIRAFTFYFNNGVTFSSLKLDRKASTPWLITPKSSAQIVYRNLFIDIIQFLFVYFSCKMIS